The Cicer arietinum cultivar CDC Frontier isolate Library 1 chromosome 1, Cicar.CDCFrontier_v2.0, whole genome shotgun sequence genome contains the following window.
AAATCTATTGCTTGCTCACTAAATCTGTTATTCAACTCTTGTAATTGTTGATCAATGgcagtaaaaaatatttcaactctAAAATAATGCTCTATTGTAACCTGACCTTGTTGAAGACGAGATCGTccaaattttgttgttgaatgaaCATCGTTGAGATCAGGAATTTCAATATCATGTTTTTCACAAAAGTTCTTCACTTCAGTAAATAATGCATCCCAACCATCTTCTCTCAATACTTGAATAAGATTCTTTGTTGTTCCAACCAAACACATGGCATTAACTATATCttgatattgttgttgtaaGGCTTGGCAAAGTATGTTGTAAGGCTTGGCAAAGTATATCAGTTATCCCCATAATTGTTTTCATCAAAtgcaagataaatataaaatcaaacgccttcaaataattataagcaCTATCAGCATCCCCACGTGTAGAATAACTTCTCTTTCATTCATCGTTGAGATCAGGAATTTCAATATCATGTTTTTCACAAAAGTTCTTCACTTCAGTAAATAATGCATCCCAACCATCTTCTCTCAATACTTGAATAAGATACTTTGTTGTTCCAACCAAACACATGGCATTAACTATATCCTGAGATTGTTGTTGTAAGGCTTGACAAAGTATATCAGTTATccccataatttttttcatcaaatgcaagataaatataaaatcaaacgccttcaaataattataagcaCTATCAGCATCCCCACGTGTAGAATAACTTGCTCtttcatttgtaattttttttaaaacaatacaaGTTGCCTCATACATATTTATCAAGCTACAAATAGAAGAGAAATATGATCCCCAACGAGTATCCCCAGCTCGTTTCAAAGTACCAATTTGATTTATACTTTTACCAGTTACAATCTCATCAATTTCTAGCAAATGTGCAATTTCCTCTAATTGAGCAGCTTGTAACACATCATGACGCTTAGTAGAAGaacaaacaacattaacaacaaaagtgagcttctcaaaaaatttatgaattggAACAATTTCTCTTGATGCACTAACCAAAGCAAGTTGCAATCGATGAGCAAAACAATGGACATAGTATGCGTAAGGACAATCTTTCATAAACAATGCTTGTAAACCGTTCCATTCTCCTCTCATATTACTAGCACCATCATACCATTGACCACGCATGTTAGAAACATCAAGATAATGTCGAGAAAGTATATCACATACTTCTTCTTTCAGAGTTAAAGCTGTAGTGCCTTTAACATGTGCCACAAAAAGAAATCGCTCTTATATTAAACCAACTTTATCAACAAATCTTAACACAAGAGACATTTGTTCCCTTTTTGATTCATCACGAGCTTCATCTACAACGATGCAAAATTTGGAATCACcaatttcttcacatatatgtTTTCTCACCCTACTAGAAAGAATATGCAAAATCtctttttgaatttgatgtgaagtatatttagaattatatgGAGCATTTTCCAACACAACTTTCGCAACTTCATCATTGTAAGTTGCCAAGAGTTTtatcaattgaagaaaattgCCTTGATTTCTTGACCCGCTAGTTTCATCATGTCCCCTAAAAGCACAAGCTTGAAGTGTTAACCAACGAACGGTGTCAATTGATGTCTTGAGACGTATTTGATTCTTCAAAATTTGTTCTGAGCTTTGCACTTGAAAAGTATTCCTAATATGTCTATCTTGATTCAACAAGTCTAGACAAGCTTTCATTGCATTGTTGTGTGGTGAGCAAGGATCCATCCCTATGTGTTTGAGAAATGCGCaaaattttccatttttaattttcttccaATTTCTAAAACTTGTACCAATGAAGACATCTGATCCAGGACGTCCAGTTGGTCTTTTGCTAAATAGATAGCATGGTAAACAATATGCAGCATCTTTAGAAGGTGAATATTCTAGCCATgaagaaaatatgttaaacCAAGCATATTGAAACCGTCTTGGATGAACCTCGTTGCCAGATAAAtgatattcttttaaatttatttgataaggaCCAAATTTTAGATACGCTCTTCATATTGCATCCAATTTATTTGGTGGATATTGCCAAATTTGAGGGCGCTTTCCGGGATCACGTTCTAAACATTTCTCAAAGTCATCTTCGAAAACTCTAGGAACCTTGGAAAGACGaatatcattttcttcaattcttGGATTCTCAGAGATAGTTTCAGATGTAGAAGTTATAATTTCTCTCTTTCACCCTCACAAATTTTCCTCTTgaaaaaagaatcaattcttTTACGCTTCTTCATTCTCACAAACTtatctaaatcaatcaatttaagaaacataaaacatcttatatgcaacaaaaaaaactaaaacactttatatggacaaaaaaaaactcaaacatcttatatgcaacaaaaaaactcaaacactttatatagatataaaatcaaacaccttatgtgcgacaaaaaactcaaacactttatattgatataaaatcaaacaccttatgtgcaacacaaaaactcaaacaaaaatgcaacaaaactcaaacatcttatatgcaacaaaaaaactcaaacactttatatagacataaaatcaaacaccttatgtgcgacaaaatactcaaacactttatattgatataaaatcaaacaccttatgtgcaatacaaaaactcaaacaaaaatgcaacaaaactcaaacatcttatatgcaacaaaaaaactcaaacactttatatagacataaaatcaaacaccttatgtgcgacaaaaaactcaaacactttatattgatataaaatcaaacaccttatgtgcaacacaaaaactctaaaGAAAAATCAGCACTAACGTTTAATTGAAACTCCAAATTAAAATTCcaaactccaaatcaaagctTCTAACTCAACACTAACAATATAAGCTTTAAATTTCATGGTTACACAAATCAAatctaacaaaaatcagcactacctaacaaaaatcagcaataacaaaatagaaattcgAACCTTTTGAACAAAGCAGCAACGCGATCTGGAGAGTTGCGGCGAACAGAGAGGCGAGAGCGACGAACGGCCACGGAGGCAGAGGCGGCCGGAGGCTCGCAGCGAGCGGTTCGTGATTCGTTTGTCGGAGGCGGTCTCGCGTTTCGTTTGTCTGGCAGAGGAGGAGCGATTCGTTTGTTTGGCAGAGGCGACCGTCGTAAATCTGATTATGGAAGAAGGAGAGAGGGAGGCTGGATGTAAGAGAGGGAGGTTGGATGCGCTGAATGAAGAGAGGGAGGGAGGAAGAAAGAGAAAGCAGAATATGGTTTAggtatttttgtaattatatagTTTTAAGTAGGGCAATTTAGTCATTTtacctataaattttttttttttttggtggcTGTGCCCCCCCCTATCCCTATGAAGCTCCGCCTCTGGTCGACAAGTTGAAAAagttagaatttcaattatcacaactatttcaattttcacaagtcacaCCGTTTTTTAGAACttcacacaattcaatcaaataaaatattttcactttACGATTTTCATCTTTGTTAAATTTGTTAATAGACAGTAGTTGAATTGTTAACTACTGTGGTTTAAgaacaattaaataatttctATCCATTGGGGTAAAAATCGCTGTGATTCAAGAATCTTAGCATCTACAAAACCACCAATCTTAGAATCTACAAAAACACTAAAGAAGGTTTTGAGTTTCTCCTGTTTCTGTCTATAACTATCCTATCATGTAATTAActcttcattatattttttatgacaacaacaaaataaataacacgTTTTCAGTCATATGAAATATATTGTAAAATGTATGCATAATGTGTTTCTTTTACTCCTTAATGATACAATATACAACCTACCAAACTCAatcttatatataataaaaaacaaatactaacaagaaaaaacaaaatccaTTTGCATATTCTTTAATTTCAGTGATCTCAAGTCTCAGCCAGAAAAAAAAGTGTGTTTATTTTGAACATGAAAGACAAAAACANNNNNNNNNNNNNNNNNNNNNNNNNNNNNNNNNNNNNNNNNNNNNNNNNNNNNNNNNNNNNNNNNNNNNNNNNNNNNNNNNNNNNNNNNNNNNNNNNNNNNNNNNNNNNNNNNNNNNNNNNNNNNNNNNNNNNNNNNNNNNNNNTTTTTGAATACTTAATaagaaaatatgtatttatagagAGAAGCGATAACTTGTGACATGTTATAATATAATCAAATCTTTTAATTTGTGAAACAGATTGAAACCGTTTATGCTATAAATTGACTGCAAAAATCTTTCATAGAATTGATTGCTTGATTTATTTAAGTATGGAACTAGTGAAACCAATCACTTTCACACTCCAAAAATGCATCTTCCATCTCTTCTCTTTCTCCACAATTCTCTTATTCCACGAACTGATGTGAAACCCCGCCTGCCTCATTCCAACTTCAAATTGGACTAAATGATATTTAGTGGGTGCGTTTCAGAAAAATTAGTCCTCAAACCTGTAGATTCCTATGTACACACTGAAAATGCTCACAGCTAAATCGTGGCTGCGTTTCAGAAAAATTAGTCCTCAAAACTGTAGATTCCTATGTACACACTGAAAATGCTCAGCTAAATTGACTTCATCTGATTTCTTCCCTGGTTATGGCTTTCATTATTGTCATCATCAATAACCATTACTGTCACCGCCAATAACAATTTCTGAGACAAGGTCAGCTTCAACTTGATTCTCCTTAACCTCCACAGACACTGATATTTGGTATTGTGGACTAATATCTTTGTGGTCTTCATTTCCTACAGAAAAGGATTGACATTTCACAATCCACAATAGCAGCAGGATTGAACATTTAAACTGCTGCTGTATTTGCCCTAAGCTATACACCACTTATTTCCATGTGTGCAGCCACTTACTCCTTTTATATTAAATTCCCAAGTTTAAAGACTACAAACCTACAAATAAGAAGATAAGAATGAATTGGACAGAACCACCAAAagtacaaaaaaataaagaaaattaatcagtGATAAATAATGAGGGTAACATAGAAATGTGTAAATCAGGCAGAATGTCTTATGCATACAAAAATGAAGTAAAACAGGACAAATGAACATTGTGAATGCTGGATATGGGACTTTATCAAATCAGTAAGGCTGATTTGATTATTCATGCATTGATTTGTAATCTAAACATTTTGTTAGATTTTAATGAAGTTAATTCTACTGCAGTGGTGGCAAAGAATGGTTCTTCTGTTCAAAACCAATGGAAGGCATATTGAGCCAATTCTGCAATTAGTAAATTGACAAAATGGTTCTTCAGTGGATAACCGCTGCAAGAGCCACCATTTGAGCCAATTCCACAACTaggaaatttaaaattgaaggcATAAAGAAGCAACTAGAAgcttaaaatcaaatacaaacaaTATGCATTTAAGTATGTATATTAATAATGCCAAGAGAGACAATATCGGTAAACAACATGAGTAAAAATACGAAAACCTAGAGAAAAGATGCATACCTATATATTATTTGACGTGACAAGCCACTGTAGAAATccattttcaaaagaaaatctAATAGTAAGGCCATGTGCAATCATAGTAATAGAATTGCTTTGAATGCAATCCAAGAACCAAATATATTCAAAGATTGTCGTGAATTGCTTTCAATTCAATGAGCTGCATGACCTTTTGCCAAAGATTGTAGTGAACATTTTCACGTTAATCTACTGAATGTGTTTACAGTTACGGTACTGATATATGCAATATGCATCTCAGCAGTAAAAATCATGACAGAAATGCATCATTGGGAACTTCATAACCTTGCTTGAACATTTGTcctaatattttcaaaaccatGTATTTCTGATCACATTTCCAGTAAGCTTTGTACATTATCCATAATGTTTTCTTGTTGCAATTAATGTTGACATTATTCATCTCCTGAAGGACATTTTGCATTTCTTTAAGGTTCTTCTGTGAACCATACATGACCATCTTACAATGATATAAGGACTGGCAGACTCTCCACCCCGCAAATGCAGCGCGTCTGACAAAATCTTCAAGCTTTTCCAATGAGTTGTGCCGAAAATAAGTTGTAATTATGCATTTCATAATACGCTGTGTCGTTACAGGGGTTCCGTGCTTAAATGCCTCATTTATTGCTTTCTCCATTGCCTCCAACCAGCCTTCATCGGCATAAAGCTTAATCAACAAAACATTTAACCATGGCCTGTAATCTTCTTCAGGGATCAATTTTAACAATGCCTCTATTTTCTTCATTCTGTCTACATCAGAACTTTTACAATAGGCACATATCATAGTCCTAATGAGTTCCATTTCGTTTTCATTTACATGATCCCTTACCAACGAATACACCTCTTCCATCTTCTCCAAATTACCTGAGTGTGCATAACCCCGAATCATTAACAGGTAGGTTTTCTTATTAGGCTCAACAGGGCCTGACTTTAACACTTGAAAAACTTTTTCCATATCATCCCACATCCAAGTGGAGATATATCCAccaatcaaataattataagtCAATATATTAGGTGAAATCTGTAACTCATTCATCTCCTTGAATGTTGCTTCCATGTGATCAATGAGCATCAAGCGACCAAAAACAGATATAACAATATTGTATGTAGCAATCGAAGGAGTACAAGTTGGATCCTTTTTCATGTCAATAAACAAAGAGTAACATCTTTCAGCAAGATCATTGAACATAAAAGCACCCATGAGTGCATTATAAGTGCTTGTTATCTTCACACCATTGTATTCAGCCTCCTTAAAAAGCTCAACAGCAACATCAACATTCCGAGATCTCCCTGCAGCTTTTATTCCCTTGGAATACTCATGCGCATTCATTGAATTTCTGCAAGCATCAAATTCAGACACATTTCTCTTCCTTCTCCAATTAaacacctaaatgttaatttttaacaacacaatacaaaaaaaaaagggtgAGTAAGGGATAtttactttgaaacaatgttGTCAACTAGCGGCAATATAGCTTAGCAATATTTGAACAAATGATGTTATTCTGCAATACACTCTTTAGTACTAAGTATTGTCCAATATTGCAAGTAATACCTATGATTGTTATTACACTCTTTGagaacaattatttaaaatttagaatctATGATTGTGAATAAAAGTGAAGTAAGAAAACGAATTAGAATTTGGAAGTAATACCTCAAGTGCAAGCGAAGGCCTTGAATTCAATTGATTCAAAAGTTCAAGAAAGATAAGGTGAGAGCGAATCAAATGTTCAGAATTATGATCCAAAATACTTTTAACCCTAACAGAATCAGATGCTTCACGAACCAATTCGCGTCTCAAATTGGTAATTTTTTTCTTGAGATAATTATCGGGTGtagtagaagaagaagaaacagtAAACAAGGAAACAAGGTCTAAGACCAAGTTAGGCTGCTGCAGAGTACACATCTGTCGTCGATTGATGAATGCGGTGGTTGTGGGAGGAATGGATTTAGGATTTGACAAGTGATGACGCATTTCTTTGAATCTGGAAATTTGTGCTGCTTCTGAAGTGAATCTCCACGCACGCTTCATTTTCGATGATTACAATTTTGCTAGGGTTTtagagagaagaaaaaaaaaacccaaatgTGAATCTGTGAGTGAGAATGATGATGGCCGTGTTTCTCAAATtttgtttagggtttatggaGTTACCAGCGGCCCATTTGGGTTAGTACGAATTTCAATCAAATAATGTGAGTATGTTTTCGAAAATTGCAATTAATtttacgaatttgattaaatctatagagttgaaattgacaaaagaataaattttggggccttttaaaattttgagagTTATGATAtgaaatttctaaattttaaacctCACTCGGTTCAATAATCAAATTGAGAGTgttagcttttgtacccccatttaaacttataccctcaatttaatgtttttaagtgaaatatccaaaataaccttaaaaaaatcagtaaaagtcaaaataagaaaaaatcaaaacagttTACCCCAACACttgaaaaatccggaaaagtgagtttttctgaaaaaaagtttttaccgaaaatttcaagagcattgaaatttccggtagttcaaaatgcataccggaaatttcaaaaatgaaatttccgggaaGGTTCATCGGAAaattgaaaaatccggtagttcaaaatcaatatcggaaatttgaaatttccggtatgcatTTTTAGCTAcaggatttttcaaatttccggtttgtttaccgaaaatttcattcctttttgaaattttcggtacagtgtaatttttttttataattttttaaatttttttattgaattttgttagtgaggACCAGAGGAGGAAAAACTGACGGTGATCATTCGCGAGTTCGGCctcctacacaatcaaataAGAGAGCTGCTGTTGAAAAAGGAGAGAGAAATGAGGAAAGGCAGGCGCCCCAGGATGAGCAGCCCCAACAAAATCCTATGTTTGATGCAGAACAGGATGAGCAGCCCCAGCAAGatcatgtgtttgatgatgaacatgatcagcagcagcaacaatttgatgatgaacatgatcAGCAGCACCAGCCTGAAGAACCCATGTTTCCTGGAGGTCCTTATGATCTTTCTGTCCTTAAAGATTATGAGCATCATATTGCAATTAATGTGTGGAATGGAcaggttagtaaataatttattttattacatattataatatatttgtagtataagttattttattacatattataatttatttgtagtataagattataatatatttgtaattgtgttatttttaattaaacaggatagacgtgccttgaaagttgtttcgaatggcaaaaagcaagacaaattcattgatattagatatcctgctcaaataaatcattggattaatatatctGGATTACGTCCTCTGAGAAGATGTAGTTTGCATATGATTGACGGTAATATGATATCTGCTTTTGCTGAGAGATGGCACACAGAGACTAGTTCATTTCCCCTGCCATTcggtgaaatgactattactcttgacgaCGTAAGGGGTCTTTTGAGCATCTCGTGTACTGGAGAGTTTTTCACACCTCCCGCAAATGTCAATGAAGATTTGGCAATTGTTGCTGCTATTGAGTTGTTGGGAGTTGCATATGATGAAGCTGTCACTGAGATTAGGACCAATAGAGGGGCCTCGTATAGTTTTGAGTGGTTGAAAGAGgtattttttaagaaacttcATGAACGAAGATATGACTGTGCAGCTAGGGCATATCTACTTGATTTGGTAGGGTGTACCATTCTTGCtgataaaagttttacacttgTATCTGCAAAATATCTCTTTCTGTTTCAAGATCTTGATAGTTGTGGTAAATGGGCATGGGGACTGGCTGCACTTGTTGTGTTATATGACTATCTTAGAGATAGTACATTGCCTGCAACCAAACAGATTGGAggatatttatctttatttcaagtactattatatttattatatttattatacttatcattattttttttaattattttatcaccttaataattttactacatttcaattatttacagacttggatttatgaatattttcttGATATTTGTAAACGGGATATGGATGAACATATTTCCTTGATGCCACAGATGTTTCGTTGGACTGCAAAACAAACATCTGAGAATGTTGCATATTACAgggcaaagttggatgctttgagGGATACTGATATTATCTGAGCACCGAATTACGATGAGAATGTTGTGACACGATTTCAGTCTATGTCATTATTTACAGGATACATTCGTTGGTGTTTCACGATAGTTCCGTATTTACCCGAGAGGTGCATACGACAGTTTGGGTATACTCAACACATTCCTCCTACACCACCGATGCTTGTTGTAAGTGATGTCGACGTTGAATGGAGTATGTACCAGAATTTTGTACGATCACTTCGAGCTANNNNNNNNNNNNNNNNNNNNNNNNNNNNNNNNNNNNNNNNNNNNNNNNNNNNNNNNNNNNNNNNNNNNNNNNNNNNNNNNNNNNNNNNNNNNNNNNNNNNNNNNNNNNNNNNNNNNNNNNNNNNNNNNNNNNNNNNNNNNNNNNNNNNNNNNNNNNNNNNNNNNNNNNNNNNNNNNNNNNNNNNNNNNNNNNNNNNNNNNNNNNNNNNNNNNNNNNNNNNNNNNNNNNNNNNNNNNNNNNNNNNNNNNNNNNNNNNNNNNNNNNNNNNNNNNNNNNNNNNNNNNNNNNNNNNNNNNNNNNNNNNNNNNNNNNNNNNNNNNNNNNNNNNNNNNNNNNNNNNNNNNNNNNNNNNNNNNNNNNNNNNNNNNNNNNNNNNNNNNNNNNNNNNNNNNNNNNNNNNNNNNNNNNNNNNNNNNNNNNNNNNNNNNNNNNNNNNNNNNNNNNNNNNNNNNNNNNNNNNNNNNNNNNNNNNNNNNNNNNNNNNNNNNNNNNNNNNNNNNNNNNNNNNNNNNNNNNNNNNNNNNNNNNNNNNNNNNNNNNNNNNNNNNNNNNNNNNNNNNNNNNNNNNNNNNNNNNNNNNNNNNNNNNNNNNNNNNNNNNNNNNNNNNNNNNNNNNNNNNNNNNNNNNNNNNNNNNNNNNNNNNNNNNNNNNNNNNNNNNNNNNNNNNNNNNNNNNNNNNNNNNNNNNNNNNNNNNNNNNNNNNNNNNNNNNNNNNNNNNNNNNNNNNNNNNNNNNNNNNNNNNNNNNNNNNNNNNNNNNNNNNNNNNNNNNNNNNNNNNNNNNNNNNNNNNNNNNNNNNNNNNNNNNNNNNNNNNNNNNNNNNNNNNNNNNNNNNNNNNNNNNNNNNNNNNNNNNNNNNNNNNNNNNNNNNNNNNNNTGCATATGCTGGTCCTAGTTATGATGTTGATGCTGGTCCTGGTCCTGGTCCTGATGCTGGTCATAGTCATGATGCTGGTCCCGATACTAGGTGTACACGGTGTCACGCAGTTGGTGGTCTTATACAGCAGAGTTTAGATTTGCATATGGGTGGTCTTGAAGATCAGCTGCGTGTCTTATTAGAGAGAGCTTTATACGTTTCTAGAGGAGGAGATTATCAGTAGTATTATAGTTGTATTATtcaaacttattttattattcacgagacttaattaattagtgacttatttattattcagagttattattagcgacttatttattattcagagttattattagcgacttattgattattcagagttattattagcgacttatttattattcagagttattattcgcggttaaatttcaaacaacaTTTAAAGTGGCAATCCtgcaacatacaaattaaaagtGGCAATCATCTAAATTGAATACAACATTTAAAGTTtcaatcatatcatttaaaacaacatacaactcaaaagtgtcaatcatctgccaaagacatataatttgaattattttctaaatctaaagaaCCCCAATGTTGTAGACGTCCTGCATAAGCGATAGCCCATGATGTAGACTCATCGCTACGATGCTTCTTCCAATGCCATGCAAGTAGAGGTAACGGACATGcagatttcaatttaacttgaacccaattattttcgttaacaaaaccaatgctgataacacgatcacgtgacaaatctccattatgtgcacccctcaatgggaaaaaagtcaaacaaaaagtttttgctaatgtaacaagaacgagattatattttgttgctatcacgtaacccatatcaggaaTGGTCATCCACTTCTCGTTAGCTTGGTTTTCCAACTCAGTTACAAGTAAAGACTATGTCACTTCTTGCAAACGTTCCTTGAATAATGCAGCATATAAATCAGGTTTGGACTTAATCTCTGTATACAACTGCCGACGTATAATGCTCTAGTATTCTTCACCATGACCAAGTAAAGCAGCAATAGCATGATATCCACAGTTTCCATCTGCTTTAACATTAATtatgtcttcaatatatggatgaattaaagaaggaaactcgtggaaatattttttaacctgatgggagacttgtatggatgcttgatgggagacttgttgggatgcttgatgggagacttgtttggatgcttgctgggagacttgagt
Protein-coding sequences here:
- the LOC101500471 gene encoding uncharacterized protein gives rise to the protein MDPCSPHNNAMKACLDLLNQDRHIRNTFQVQSSEQILKNQIRLKTSIDTVRWLTLQACAFRGHDETSGSRNQGNFLQLIKLLATYNDEVAKVVLENAPYNSKYTSHQIQKEILHILSSRVRKHICEEIGDSKFCIVVDEARDESKREQMSLVLRFVDKVVCDILSRHYLDVSNMRGQWYDGASNMRGEWNGLQALFMKDCPYAYYVHCFAHRLQLALVSASREIRHDVLQAAQLEEIAHLLEIDEIVTGKSINQIGTLKRAGDTRWGSYFSSICSLINMYEATCIVLKKITNERASYSTRGDADSAYNYLKAFDFIFILHLMKKIMGITDILCQALQQQSQDIVNAMCLVGTTKYLIQVLREDGWDALFTEFAKPYNILCQALQQQYQDIVNAMCLVGTTKNLIQVLREDGWDALFTEVKNFCEKHDIEIPDLNDVHSTTKFGRSRLQQGQVTIEHYFRVEIFFTAIDQQLQELNNRFSEQAIDLLTLSCALTPKDNYKSFNIEKICTLVEKYYPVDFNMQEKINLKFQLQHFLIDARQDLNLKNLSTIQELCSCLIATKKTQNFYLIDRLLRLIMTLPVSTATTERSFSAMKIIKSRLRNKMEDDFLADTMTIYIEREIAASITSESIIDDFKLIKERRALL
- the LOC101495595 gene encoding pentatricopeptide repeat-containing protein At2g30780-like, with translation MKRAWRFTSEAAQISRFKEMRHHLSNPKSIPPTTTAFINRRQMCTLQQPNLVLDLVSLFTVSSSSTTPDNYLKKKITNLRRELVREASDSVRVKSILDHNSEHLIRSHLIFLELLNQLNSRPSLALEVFNWRRKRNVSEFDACRNSMNAHEYSKGIKAAGRSRNVDVAVELFKEAEYNGVKITSTYNALMGAFMFNDLAERCYSLFIDMKKDPTCTPSIATYNIVISVFGRLMLIDHMEATFKEMNELQISPNILTYNYLIGGYISTWMWDDMEKVFQVLKSGPVEPNKKTYLLMIRGYAHSGNLEKMEEVYSLVRDHVNENEMELIRTMICAYCKSSDVDRMKKIEALLKLIPEEDYRPWLNVLLIKLYADEGWLEAMEKAINEAFKHGTPVTTQRIMKCIITTYFRHNSLEKLEDFVRRAAFAGWRVCQSLYHCKMVMYGSQKNLKEMQNVLQEMNNVNINCNKKTLWIMYKAYWKCDQKYMVLKILGQMFKQGYEVPNDAFLS